One window of Nostoc sp. C052 genomic DNA carries:
- a CDS encoding condensation domain-containing protein: MRENIQDIYPLSPIQHGMLFHCLHAPEMELYHAQSVYTFSGNLNIDAFKYAWQQVATRHTILRTSFYWEELDKPLQVVHQQVEVPVDYQDWQELDPLEQQEHLKSFLESDRLRRFDFSQAPLMRLTIIQIQEHTYYLVWSSNLLILDGWSYLLVLNDVIEIYEAYCQGQDAPLRNGSCFKDYIKWLKQQDLSKAEEFWRQQLNGVKEPTPLTNLYPNNLSNLEERYEDIQISLSEGITRNLDSLARQHHLTMNTIVQGVWAILLSHYSGKNNVIYGCTTSGRPVDLEGSESMVGEMVNTLPVHVKIDLDEYLLSWLQQLQTQLIELREYEYYPLVDIQKCSKVLGNMPLFESFVVFENQKTGNFLQEWGSLNISEQTSYYKTNYPLNIVGYPGSELTIGINYDFRRFDAATIMNILEHLKILLEGIVTNPQVRLKELLLLTEQTPHIKILMLDKKMSLNLDFALNN, translated from the coding sequence ATGAGAGAAAACATCCAAGATATATACCCGCTATCTCCAATACAGCATGGTATGCTCTTTCACTGTTTGCACGCCCCTGAAATGGAATTATACCATGCACAGTCCGTCTACACTTTTAGCGGCAATCTGAATATTGATGCTTTTAAATACGCTTGGCAGCAAGTAGCAACCCGACACACAATCTTGCGTACTAGCTTCTATTGGGAAGAATTAGATAAACCATTACAAGTTGTGCATCAACAAGTAGAAGTGCCTGTAGACTACCAGGATTGGCAAGAACTCGATCCATTAGAACAACAAGAGCATTTAAAATCTTTTCTTGAGAGCGATCGCTTACGGCGTTTTGATTTTTCCCAAGCGCCTCTAATGCGTCTGACTATAATCCAAATTCAAGAACACACTTACTATCTTGTTTGGAGTAGCAACCTGCTCATTCTAGATGGTTGGTCATATCTACTGGTATTAAATGATGTGATTGAAATTTATGAAGCATATTGTCAGGGTCAAGATGCACCCTTAAGAAACGGCAGTTGCTTTAAAGACTACATCAAATGGTTGAAACAACAGGATTTATCTAAAGCAGAGGAGTTCTGGCGACAGCAACTCAATGGAGTAAAAGAGCCTACTCCCTTAACTAACCTATACCCAAACAACTTGTCCAATTTAGAAGAACGCTACGAGGATATACAAATCAGTTTATCGGAAGGAATTACAAGAAACCTAGATTCCTTAGCAAGGCAGCATCACCTGACCATGAATACAATAGTTCAGGGAGTTTGGGCTATACTCCTTAGTCACTACAGTGGCAAAAATAATGTAATTTATGGTTGTACTACTTCTGGTCGTCCAGTAGATTTAGAAGGTTCAGAGTCAATGGTGGGGGAAATGGTTAATACCTTACCAGTACATGTCAAGATAGATTTGGATGAGTATTTATTATCTTGGCTTCAGCAATTACAAACTCAATTGATAGAACTTCGAGAGTATGAATATTATCCTCTGGTAGATATTCAAAAATGCAGTAAAGTGCTAGGGAATATGCCTTTGTTTGAGAGCTTTGTAGTGTTCGAGAACCAAAAAACAGGCAACTTTCTGCAAGAATGGGGGAGTCTAAATATCTCTGAGCAAACTAGCTATTACAAAACAAACTATCCTCTAAATATAGTTGGGTATCCTGGCTCAGAACTCACGATTGGAATTAATTATGATTTTCGCCGCTTTGATGCTGCAACAATCATGAATATATTAGAGCATTTAAAAATATTGCTCGAAGGCATAGTAACGAATCCTCAAGTAAGGCTTAAGGAGTTATTGTTGCTTACAGAGCAAACACCCCATATAAAAATATTAATGTTAGATAAAAAAATGTCATTGAACTTAGATTTTGCTTTAAATAATTAA
- a CDS encoding cupin-like domain-containing protein, giving the protein MIISNEIERRYKLSSNEFQSNYVDCEKPVIISGAIKSWNSFDKWSLEYLKDLSPALNIYAKKFSNKKIELCRLTMQEYVNLINNYEKDDQKTDLPPYCHDLPLFSLIPSLIKDVQPFPLDYLPKWYRYKWWRYCQFFIGASNSLTPLHFDCLLTNNIFFQLVGRKQFTILLPRDAKNCYRKGWRWFLVDPENPDFNKYPEYRNAKPIKFIVNPGDIVYMPPGTLHHVRSLDMSISFNIDWHTQKSSLRALAAMTKGMPVQNCYYNFLLTMGLVLKVPPQIIFKFYKSYLNYVS; this is encoded by the coding sequence ATGATAATCTCAAATGAAATCGAGCGCAGATATAAGCTTTCAAGTAATGAATTTCAGTCAAACTATGTTGACTGCGAGAAACCAGTTATCATCTCAGGAGCGATTAAAAGTTGGAATAGCTTCGATAAATGGTCATTAGAATATTTAAAAGACTTATCTCCTGCTTTAAATATTTATGCTAAAAAGTTTAGTAATAAAAAAATTGAATTATGTCGTTTGACGATGCAAGAATATGTAAACTTAATCAATAACTATGAAAAAGATGATCAAAAAACTGATTTGCCACCCTATTGTCATGACTTGCCACTATTTAGCTTAATACCTTCACTAATAAAAGATGTTCAACCATTTCCTTTAGATTATTTACCAAAATGGTATCGTTACAAATGGTGGCGTTACTGTCAGTTTTTTATTGGAGCTTCTAATAGTCTTACTCCACTACATTTTGATTGTCTTCTGACTAACAATATTTTTTTTCAACTTGTTGGACGCAAACAATTTACTATATTACTACCAAGAGATGCTAAAAATTGTTATCGCAAAGGCTGGCGATGGTTTCTCGTTGATCCAGAAAATCCAGATTTCAACAAATATCCTGAATACAGAAATGCAAAACCGATTAAATTTATTGTAAATCCTGGGGATATTGTCTATATGCCTCCCGGAACGCTGCATCATGTTCGGAGTTTAGATATGTCGATTTCTTTTAATATCGATTGGCATACTCAAAAAAGTTCACTGAGGGCTTTAGCAGCTATGACAAAAGGGATGCCAGTTCAAAACTGCTACTACAACTTTTTATTAACTATGGGTTTAGTATTAAAAGTACCTCCTCAGATAATTTTCAAATTTTATAAGTCTTATCTAAATTATGTTTCTTAA